DNA from Ictalurus punctatus breed USDA103 chromosome 7, Coco_2.0, whole genome shotgun sequence:
tgccttggtggaagagtgaaGTAaaatctcacagcaagaactgacaaatctggtgcagtccatgaggaggagatgcactgtagttcttaaagcagctggtggacaccagatactgactgttacttttaatattgaccccccccttTATTCAGGCACTCAATATGCCATTTATgtttgtcaaatgtctgtgaaacttattcagtttatgtcttatgtttttatgtagataaaaatatttacaaactttaagaaatttgctggagaTAAAAGCTGTTGAATGTGAAAggtcgtttctttttttgctgagtacatatatttatataaacacacacacacacacacacacacacacacacacacacacacacacacacgaattgGCTGGTCACTCTAGTGTCCTTTTCCTTGGGGTTGAATACCACCACTGCGCTTCACCATTCTGAAGGGATTTAATGTGTTTTCCAGGTGGCTTGCATGAGGGTCCACAGTAGCTTCAGCACTGCAGGGCAGTTCTTATATAGCTTGTGGGGTATCGCATTAGAGCCTGGAGTTGCTGATAATCTGGGCTTTCTTACTACCTCTCTGACTTCACGGCGCTTGGGGGGCAAGATATTAAACTGGGAGATGGGTAGGACTGGATGAGGCACATACCCTAGCGAAACTAATGGCTCGTACTGCCTTCTGATATGTTGTTTCTAGCTTCCCACTCTTTGCTTCTTCCAACAGCTACCTGGAATGCTTGAAGGCATTCTTGTAGATGTTGGCTTGTTCTTTCTCCTTCCTCTGCCTGCCCTTTTGGATGAGCTCGCTCAGCCCTCCACACACTGGCAAGCCTCTGCTTGATGTCTATCCACAGTGCTTTTGGACTGTCATACTGGCTGTCTCTCTTAGAGAGTAGTGGGTTGGAGTACCAGCCCCCCACTCCCGATGTGGTCTTTCCCACCGTCACCCAGTCTTTCCTGGCTGTCCTCCAGTCTTCCCAGGACTCCAACTGCCCTATTCACAGTAGTCACTGGGTTTCCAGGAATGAACATTGATTGCACAGATAGATGTTGGCCTGCTATGGCATTGCTGCCTGTCGCACCACCTCCAGGGCCCATAGCATTACCgcttttccttgccaccatgcCTAGCACAGCCAAAACCATACAGGCCTCCCTAGTGACTACGGCTGTATCAAGCCCCACTGGCACCGTTAATACATGCTCAGTGCTACTGGTTCCATATGGTTTGCTCCTGCAGCACCTAATACCACTCAGGCATGCTTGTGTAACACAACCAGAGTCATACCTTCCCAGTGACTAAGGCTGCAACAAGTCCCACTGGCACCGGTAATGCATGCTCAACAACTTTTCGCTCTTTTAACCCCGAAACGTCTCCTAGTGGCAGAGCAGTGGCAGGGACGACTCCCTACCACCCTCTGCAACTAAAAACCCTCTTcggtgaacacttaactaacccctaacttgttCTCTCCACCccgttaaaaacaaaacaaaacaaaactgcacTTACACTCgttcttacacctctactctgtacactttgcttctctagaactagcactacttgtattgatctccacttgatatattgctttgctagTATTGCCACATTTGTaagcaggcttggggagtagTGGAGTACATTAACGGTGTTGCGTAAtaaggatacaaaaaactggtaactgtaatccattacagttatgtaaaaaaaaaggtaatcagattacaggtacattcagtaaaaaatgggaatattAGAAGGACTACAATTTTTCCTTtcaaaccaaagaaattaatctctTGACATAACACagtatagacagctgcttgattatagttctggttctctcttaccagtcgtggctcacatgagcaactTCCTGatgcatgcacaaataaattttgcgcaaagttaatttggtagaaatgaacacaaattgttctctgaaatgcttttgcaGGGTGACAATATGCCCTCTTTTTCGgatttagtttcattatgatgtgtttatggtctaatactgcatacGTATGTGTACGCATTTTTACATTGCTTTAACTACTCTCtctaattcccgccttctcgcacaccaattgggcgattataaaagacttgcagcaactattggccaaaatcctgcctctcaaccattagcctactctcagcaaaCACACGAAtctgaagcgctgttgtgtacagCATCAAaaagcagcaaatgacagctgtcccgAGTCGAAACAAAGCTCATGGCCGTGTaaggtcattttttatttcatgttatcacattgcttcgtattacatgaccatttaaatatgtaaatgatggcagaaagTTACACTCagggcatctgatattttattttattccatggacattcaaaagaatgtaggacaGACTGAAAGcaattttatttctgtgtatttatgtgatgctaatagtgtgcctttttcagtgtattaaagtctgcattcatagtaacactgttttgaacactATTAAGAAAGTCACCTCTGGTCTTTATTGCcagaaagctctattttggtttcatctgaccatagaacccgatcccatttgaagttatataaaaattaaataaatttaaaaactaaCACTGAAAAGAATTTTACAATTTAAccatttattaatagttaaaatTTTACCActgaaaaattaaatatcaaatcTGTTCTTTCCAGTCATTGCGCaactataatatttttaaaaatgtaataaaatatatctgGCATCTTAGAAAAGCgtattgtgacataatttatcacattATCCATATTATATCTTGAGATCACCCAGCTCTAATTACAGCTAATGTCACAAATGAGTTGCCttcattatataataaaataaaaacaacctactactactactactactactactactaataataataataataataaaatgaatgaatgaatgaataaatgaataacacacaaagtgaaattcttttcttcacatatcttaCCTAACCCCCCCCGAGCGCGCCCCATCCGGCTGGAGAGAAGTGGGTTAAGATCCTCGCTCAGGGTTCTgacagtggcagtttggtggTCTTGGAGCTTGAGCCACCCCTGCATTAAAAATATTCAGCTTGGCTGAGGCTTAAATCCAAACGGTGTTAGAGCAGTGGTGCTCTATACAACACCTCAGCACTGAAATCCCTATCTAGCAGGGCTGGGCAACATGCCATTATACCCGATCCTTCTTGATCACTAGACCTGTAATTACTTAATGCCGTGTACTTAGTGTGGTTTTGGGAGCCCTAAACAGAATCCTGTACTAACCCAGCATTCACCTTCTTCTAACATGCTGAAAGCACTTGCTAGTGATGTGTTAACTTCAATTATATGCATACAGTATAATAAAGCAAACAGAGTTGTAGGCACAATCATGAACCACATACAAGGCTGCACACTAAGaagaccatcatcatcatcatcatacacaaCATAAGCAGCTCTGTTTGCAGTGATCCATTTCATGATTCCTGCACACTGGAATCGAATACTGTTATGGATGTATAATTTCACCCTTGATTCATGATGACGGATGTCTAGGCaagctttttaataaaaataatggcCTGTATAAATGAACGAATAGCTTCTTTCCCAGTGTGTGATCAATAGTCTCCTACCCTCCATGTTAAATCCACTGACTtagggcagtgtgtgtgtgttcagactgATCAATAACAGCACAGTGTGAGAATTCTCAGTGTTGTGTGAGGAAGGGGCACGGTACTGAAGTAGGCTGCAACACAGAACACATTataaaagtgttgtttttttcccttattAAAAGAGGAATAATGTAGCCAGACATGGTAAGTCTGTAGCTCATGATAAAACCAACTACACCATTCCTGGTTATAATTCTCCTGATAGATTTCACTACCTACAGTATCTAATTCTGCTCATGAACGTGAGCTTTGAACTCTTTATTACTGCTTGGCTTGATATGGCATGGAGTGTTATTGCTTTTGCAAAGAGACTCGTCTCTAGGTAATGCTTGTGGCAGCACCTCATATTTATTCTGAACAGAgtgatacatactgtacattgtcTCCATATACAGTCATAACCTGTTTGATAcacataagtttacatacaccttgcagaatggtaaatgttaatcatttttttaaagggagATTATAAAAATtgctttaaagaaaataaatacatttagtactgccctgagtaagctatttcacatcaaatttacacaaatgaaccagttcaaaagtttacatacccctgattcttaatactgtgtgttgtaagctggatgatcaacgactgcttttatgttttgtgagagttgttcatgtgTCCTtcgtttgtcctgagcagttaaaccgcccactgttcttcataaaaatcctccaggaagcacattctttgcttttccagcatcttctgcatatagcggctatatgattttgACATCCAtattttcacaccgaggacaactgagggactcgtacacaactattacaaaacagtcactgattctcaagaaagaaagattatACATAAAACTTGTGATGAAAACATGATGGTGgtgtaaactgttattattttgtcttctgggaaacatgtaaatatcttgttcaaaagtttacatccccctggctcttaacgtagtgtgttgccttcttgagcatcggtgaatGTTTGCAACTTTTATAATAGTTAAGAATATAAATTTAGGCGTCCCTCAATTGTCCTTAGTGTGAAACAATGGATTTCAACATTATATAGTCACTGCTGggatcaaatatgcagaagaagctggaaaagcaaagaatgtgcaggacctggaggatttctctgaagaacagtgggcagtttaactgctcaggacaaacaagggactcgtgaacaaccatcaccaaacaaaacacagtcactgatcatccaggtaacaacacatatctgttatgtgaaatagtttattcagggcagtactaagtaaaaaaacaaaatccaatTATGATCCCTCATTCTTTAATGCTTGTTAATgctagaaaaaataaataaaaataaaataactttctACACATTTCCACCTAGTTAATCTCTGAAGGCATCTGTTCCATCAGTTtagtttgtattattattattaatctcaatttctcccaatttggtcatttgctAATTCCGCTCCGGGTAGCTCTCTGAATCACATGACCGCTGCTATCTATGGAGGGTGTATCTAGCACATACTAATTGCCCTCTTCTGTAAACATTAACTCAAAGATGCCCACGATTGTGTCACTTTGATTATATCAGATGTCTTTGGAGCAAAACTAATACAATAAACATGTTTCTATTACTACTTGCTTAATGATATTTATATCAGATATAGAATATATCCACTATAGTGCAAAGAGCataaacactaaacaaaataaaaaataaaataaaatgaacaataaacagAGTTTAGTACCTTTTAACTACCATAATGCTCCACTCAGGTAGTACTtgttagagttttttttttttgggagagTTGGTCTAACTGTGCCTCGCGGCCATGTTCCATCTTCATTTCTCTGTTCTATAACTACAACCTGTCCTTGGAAGAAACCGGCAGCCTCAATGCTGCTACCAGGCTGGCCCAGACACTCAAATGCATTATGCATATACTTTCTCCACAACCTGGTCTCCTTCCCATCAGGAATATTGAAGATTTTGTGCATTTCCTTTTCAATGCAGGCTACTGTGTCTGTTTTGCTGAAGTGATGACTTATACTTTGGTCCATATTGCTGAATTCACATAATCTCAGTTCAGTGAGATAGACCTCCACTTTAAAGTGCTTCACAAAAACGCCTTGCTCAACCACTTTTCGTGCAATAGGCTTCTGGTGATCTGTCAGTCCATACCAGCTGATTAGTTTACCCCATGCCTCTTTAGGCAGAAGGATGTAATGCAGCTCTTCAATTAGATTCTCCTTCATACCGAGTGAATCTTTTAGGAGGCCCGAATTGTCCACTGGTCCAGGGTAAAACGTCTCGTGTCCCCTGCAAATCCAGTCCCAGATCTCAAATCCCACATATTTCTTCCACTTCGTGAACCAACCACTGTCTACTAGGTACCATGTGTCACCTTTCTGTAACTTAGTTTTCAACAGCCTTTTTATCTCTTCTTTTTGATAATCCAGGTTTACTGTGGGATATAAACGCAGGCTGTAAAAATCACGACACTGCACAATCTGAATTTAACTACAAGCCAACAACTAAAGAACAATTGCACAGATAAAATTGCTCTTTCAAAAGCACAATAAAATATACTGCATAGTTACTCACTCAGCCCAGACATCATCTCGGTGGTATTGCTCACAGATTGCTGAAGGTGCAGCAACTCTCTCATCACATCGTCGACACTCAATCTGCTGTTAATTTGAATTTGATCCCAGTTCACGATGGACATAGGGGTGGATAATGTTAAGTAAGCCTACAGTAAATcaaaaaagaaatgagaaatccttccacacacacacacacacacacacacacacacacacacacacacagagtgctgCATGTTTTCTGAGTAGACAAGGGCACTCacctggaggaagtggaggtgGTCTTCACAGTGTAAGAGCTTCTCCAGCTCAGTGTCACTTCTTTTCAACGCAGCAATTTCCTGTTCTAGTGCTTTAACAAACCCTCCGGCTTGCCTTTCTATGCCTTTCTGTTTCTCCTCCAACACCATAAGCAGATCAGCCTGCATTCTCTCAACGGAGCTCAGGAGAGACCTGAAGATTTCGCCGCTGTCATCTTTTTCCTTATCTATATTTTTCTAACATATTTTTGCATaattctcatcatcatcatcatcatcatcatcatcatgtccTCCTGCTACATTGTATTAGTAGGAAATCTGGTGTGTTCAGTAGTTTGTTTTTAGTTAAGACTCACTTTTTTCAGGGCTACAGAATGCTTTATTTCTTCAATCTTTTTTAGTCTGTCCTGGATCATCTTCTGAACATCTGCCTGAGTTTTCTGTATCTTAGTCTGTGGATGGAAGAAAACACTTATGTGACAAATAATTGATAGAATTAAAAATACTatgttcaattttatttgaataccCTGCAGTTGGCAATGGAGTTTTACACCCTATTGTAACACAGAGTATTCCAAATCCTTGATTAATATCGTCCTGATATTAACCAACCACTTCAACTGTTCTATATACACTCattgtccactttattaggaacccctgtacattcatacacttatctaatcagtcaatgtggcagcagcaccatgcataaaatcatgcaaaatacaggtcaagagctttagttaatgttcacatcaaccaccAGAATGCGGAAAAAGTGTGATTTCTATGACTgcggcatggatgttggtaccagagtttgagctggtttgagtatttcagaaactgctgatctcctgggaatttcacacacaacaatctgtagagtttacacaacatggtgcgaaaaacaaaaatcatcctGTGAgcagggtctgcaggctgaaacacattgttgatgagagatcagaggagaatgaccagactcaTCTGAGCTAACAGGAACTCATATAATCATTCTTTATAACCGTGGTAATcacaaaagcatctcagaactcaACAAACCTcgagaccacatcaggttccactcctgtcagccaagaacaagaatctgaggctctTATGGGCACCGACTCAGCCAAACTTGTtcaagattggaaaaagaccaggtgatatttttttctcctaATTTTCAACTGCCCAGTTTCTGTGAGTCTGTGTCCAGTGTagactcagattcctgttcttggctgacaggactaGAACTCGATATAGTCTTCTGCCGTTgcagcccatccacctcaaggttcgatgttttgtACATActgagatgcctttctgctcttcacagttgtaaagagtttCTATATCCTTTCTGGCAGCTCAAAGCAATCTAGCCATTTTCACCTGACCTCTCTTATTGACAATGCACTTCCactcacaatgttttttttttttatttctctcaccattctgtgtaaaatctacatgattgttttgtgtgaaaataccAGGAGATcaacaatttctgaaatactcaaaccagcccttctggtaccaacatacatgccatgatcaaagtcacagagatcacacttttccttcattctgatgtttcatgtgaacattaactaaagctcttgacctgtatctgcaggagTGTTTGCATTGAGCTGCTGCTATTTGATTGGCCGATGAattaactgcatgaatgtgcaggcgtactggtgttcctaataaagtggacagtgaatgtataacagtattttatattctatatatattttaaaggttACTATTTGCGgatgatgtactgtatacatgtaTGCATTATTATGATGCTGTTTACACTCaatggccactttaataggaacacctgtacacctgctcattcatgcagttattatCCAATAATGTTGACAATAGATTACTGGTGTGTCTCACCTTCTTTTCTGCACTCTCCTCCACTATAGGAACAGTGTTGTGGCTCTTATGCTCTCCCTCAGTGcagaacagacacacacacttttgatCATTCCTACAGAACAACTCCATAGGTCTCTGATGCCTCTGGCATATACGGTCCACCAGGTTCTTCACAGCATCAATTAATCTGTGTTGCTTAAGTTTCGCTGCGATTTTATGATGCTCCAAATGTGCATCACAGAACGACATACCACAATCCAGACAGGACTTTAGGGCCTCCTGTGTAGGGTCAGTACAAACATCACATGGCACATGTACTTGTGCAGCATGAAGCTTCTTTGTGTGAACACTGGACCCCACCTTCACTGAGTCTTTGAGTTGAGCAGCCAGGTCAGATATGAACATATTAACACAAAGTTCTGGCCTTTCACTGAATTCTTTCTTACACAATGGACAATTGTACTTTTGACAATTGTCCCAGTATTTGTTGACACATACCATGCAATAGTTGTGTCCACATTGGGTAGAGACAGGCTTAGTGAATATTTCCAGACAGATCGAGCACTGCAACTGTTCTTCAGACAGAAAAGCGTTAGAGGCAGCCATTTTCTAACGGAGGAGAAAACTTATGAGTATgctgtacaaaataaaactctcTCATTTAGCCACTGTCACATTCATACtatgtaaaaacatttatgttttcattttgtaataatttatgGTTTCTAAACATACTatgtacaatggatataaaaagtctactcacccataaatcatgtcagagtgttttccaccctcaatagctgcgtttacatggacaacaataatccactcttaacccgattaagaccctactttgattaagaaactaccatgtaaacagcaatttctacttaccttaatctaattaaggtcatactcaaattaagctctaatcgaattaagacaggtggagtactcctgttttagtcgcattatggacgtgtattacagacatgtaaacaccttaatcgcaTTAGGaatgtcgtgtgagagttttcaccgcattttgcgacaggataCGATCTGACACGGCAGttttcaacattttacggcaaacaggagagttcggctgcgtcccaaaccgcatacttgcctactataggcctgtagtggggaaaaatacatgtatctcggttactatatagacggtaagtacgcggtttgagacgcagcccacggctgcaagcagttgtctattagcacgtatagccatccatccatccatggatGACGtgtagcatgacaaataattaactgcacttaaagcattcgtaaaaaaaattaaataaaaacacccaaaactgtatacggtaccataaggaagacgaactgtatgttgatacgtgaaattctggagggacgtcggatggcgtggtgcggtgacgtaatgatgcgggctgttaatctaattatgttctataacatgtaaaacgggaacatgacaggagtatacCAAAAGTGACTCaggtaaacaccttaatcacattattatcttactcagagtaaggtcaataattagattactgttgtccatgtaaacgtagtcattgtgaaatattacaaatgtattaagttaaagtgaaaaacaagcagaaacttttaaaggaaaaaaaaaaaccaaaaccttCCAATAATCTGGTTGCACAGCCCTAAACTAATACTCTGTTGAAGCATGTTTTGATTTTCTTATACCACTCAGTCTTTGTGAGTAAAAGTCTATCAGCATGACACatcttgacttagcaatattttccccactctttcttgcaaaaacattctagattaATCAGATTTTGAGGTAATCACTTGTGCACATCACACTTCAGGTCAGCCCACACATTTTTagctggattcaggtctgggctctggctaggccatttaaaaacattcatcaTCTTGTGGTTAAgacattcctttgttgattggGATGCATGTTTTGAgtcattgtcatactggaaggtgaaattccttttcatattcagcttactagcagacacctgaaggttttgcaccaAAATCGAATGGTATTTCTAGCTATTCATGATTTCCTCCagcttgataaaagccccagttctgatagaagaaaagcagccctaaagcatgatgctgccactaccatgcttcaccgtgggtatggtgttcttttggtgatgtgcttattatttttgcaccaaacatagcTTTTGGAATTAGTCTCAttagaccataacacattttgccacatggtatggggtgatttagttgagcttaaatgtttttttttttttttgtgagaaagggtttccgtctagccaccctaccccatagcccagacacgTGAAGGATATGAGAGATTGTCCTCACATGCATCGAGTAATCAATACTTGTCCaatattcctgcagctcttgCTGTAGGTCTcatggcagcctccctggtaagcttttgtcttgtccttttatacattttggagggacatcttgttcttggtgatgtcactgtggtgctctattttctccacttgttgatggtGGCCTTTACGGTGTTACATGGTACATCTAacgttttggaaattcttttatactcCTCTCCCCATCGATTcctttcaacaagtgagataACATGCATGTTTTGTAAGCtatttgcagaccatggcttcagcagtcagaggaaaccaagaagatgtgaagaaaatcctacataAACacggtctttatttggggttacacagaataatttcattgatgacagctatatgataattacttttggaCATGAGATTGAATTCTGAACAGtcacatccccaattataaaagggtgtgcacacttatgcaaccaggttattgtaactatCCCCCCACCCCATTTTTCATTAAAgtgtttgattgttttcacttaatttttatatgttgtaatttcatattcagggtggaaaaagttctgaaattatttatcttggttgcatttttttcttccatcacaaaaacctgcctttttaacaggggtgtgtagactttttatatccattgtatccCATATAACACTTAACACCTGTCTTTGTCTTAGGTATCATGGTTAAGATTAAactatggcaaaaaaaaaaaagcgcaggAAAAGCTTATGTTAATGTTCTCTAATTTCTTCTGCCTCCATATGTTTTTCTGTTCAGTTAATGCCTCACATTCTCTTTGAATTACAAGAACAATTGAGATTACAGAGCTTCACATGGTTTTTCGTAGCAATAGCAGTAGCAGTCCCCCCCCCGTCTCTAGATGGCACAATAAAGCTCCGCCAAATACTCACCTGCTCACATCCGTTCCTGAGTTGAAGTGAGATTATAACAGGGAAAACATTCAAATATATTGGCCACTCCAACACCAGCGTGGTGTACACCTGTGATATAGTTCTCTTCTTCAGTGTGGCCACTCCAACACCAGCGTGGTGTACACCTGTGATATAGTTCTCTTCTTCAGTGTGGCCACTCCAACACCAGCGTGGTGTACACCTGTGATATAGTTCTCTTCTTCAGTGTGGCGGTAACTCAGCAAAACTTAATCCGCAGCGCCCTCTGGTGTACTGAtaggaagttcggatcattttactgactcggatctttgaatctcgtttagcaaaatgaattaatcttctttcgagtcatttcgttaatttgagtaatgattaattaatagcttagcgTTAGGTCTTCAAGCTATGCAGTCTAAGCCAGTGCGAGACGTTTGTCACGGcacatttgtcacgtctgttccccagaaacagaaatgattagttcacgttTCGAATCTTCGTGTTcgagtcattcattcatcccgTTTCCGGTATTGCATGGTGCATTGTTTATGCGGCGGTCACCTgaagaacgaacgactcgaacccgaagactcgagacgtgaactaatcatttctgtttcctctACATAAGCTATGGCGCTGTTGTTGCGCATGCGCGGTCagaaatgaacgaatcactctcttagacaactcgttgttcctgagtcatattaaagtttcgttcatgaacgacacatgaTTATTCAGGTGGACCGACAGGGGTAGTAATACAGCAACCTGGCAACCACAAAACATTTCCTTATTAACATTAGCTTTTGACACCCTTTTGTTATTTCCGAGAACCATTTAATAACGCTGAAtttcagataataataataataataataataataataataataataataataataataatataagccCTGTTCCCGAAACGTTTGGGACTTTTAAAATATTCTGAAACATAAAACGCTCTCCTTTGGATATGCTAAAACATCTGGCAAGGAACGTTAGCCAAAGGTCGCTCCGGGAACGTTCCTGTAACGGAATagggattattttcctgtaacattctGTACCggaagtttattattattttttttttaatgcaaactaATACTGGAGTCGATTTAGACAAACATCAGATACAATAGATAGGCCACTGTTTacaaacagaataataatactacAGTTAAATCAATATGAAATAAGATAATTCTCTATGCATTCATGAAGGAAATAATGGATGtaataaatcaaatttacaGGTAGCAGTGTTCTAGATAGTTTGATATAGTTAGAAAGTTAGTGGCAATAGTTAACCCTTcagtaaattattaataaatcaatttataccacagcgctgtttaattctctattctgattggctgacagatgtTCTGAAGTGTGCaataattttttaaagtaaatgcacagctaaagtagttccagtcagatCTTGACTGCATTATAGTTCTATATCACTTCACCGAATTAACCGAATT
Protein-coding regions in this window:
- the LOC108267611 gene encoding ubiquitin carboxyl-terminal hydrolase 15 isoform X5; its protein translation is MIQDRLKKIEEIKHSVALKKKNIDKEKDDSGEIFRSLLSSVERMQADLLMVLEEKQKGIERQAGGFVKALEQEIAALKRSDTELEKLLHCEDHLHFLQAYLTLSTPMSIVNWDQIQINSRLSVDDVMRELLHLQQSVSNTTEMMSGLINLDYQKEEIKRLLKTKLQKGDTWYLVDSGWFTKWKKYVGFEIWDWICRGHETFYPGPVDNSGLLKDSLGMKENLIEELHYILLPKEAWGKLISWYGLTDHQKPIARKVVEQGVFVKHFKVEVYLTELRLCEFSNMDQSISHHFSKTDTVACIEKEMHKIFNIPDGKETRLWRKYMHNAFECLGQPGSSIEAAGFFQGQVVVIEQRNEDGTWPRGTVRPTLPKKKNSNKYYLSGALW
- the LOC108267611 gene encoding tripartite motif-containing protein 65 isoform X3, with translation MAASNAFLSEEQLQCSICLEIFTKPVSTQCGHNYCMEALKSCLDCGMSFCDAHLEHHKIAAKLKQHRLIDAVKNLVDRICQRHQRPMELFCRNDQKCVCLFCTEGEHKSHNTVPIVEESAEKKTKIQKTQADVQKMIQDRLKKIEEIKHSVALKKKNIDKEKDDSGEIFRSLLSSVERMQADLLMVLEEKQKGIERQAGGFVKALEQEIAALKRSDTELEKLLHCEDHLHFLQAYLTLSTPMSIVNWDQIQINSRLSVDDVMRELLHLQQSVSNTTEMMSGLINLDYQKEEIKRLLKTKLQKGDTWYLVDSGWFTKWKKYVGFEIWDWICRGHETFYPGPVDNSGLLKDSLGMKENLIEELHYILLPKEAWGKLISWYGLTDHQKPIARKVVEQGVFVKHFKVEVYLTELRLCEFSNMDQSISHHFSKTDTVACIEKEMHKIFNIPDGKETRLWRKYMHNAFECLGQPGSSIEAAGFFQGQVVVIEQRNEDGTWPRGTVRPTLPKKKNSNKYYLSGALW
- the LOC108267611 gene encoding ubiquitin carboxyl-terminal hydrolase 15 isoform X4, yielding MAASNAFLSEEQLQCSICLEIFTKPVSTQCGHNYCMTKIQKTQADVQKMIQDRLKKIEEIKHSVALKKKNIDKEKDDSGEIFRSLLSSVERMQADLLMVLEEKQKGIERQAGGFVKALEQEIAALKRSDTELEKLLHCEDHLHFLQAYLTLSTPMSIVNWDQIQINSRLSVDDVMRELLHLQQSVSNTTEMMSGLINLDYQKEEIKRLLKTKLQKGDTWYLVDSGWFTKWKKYVGFEIWDWICRGHETFYPGPVDNSGLLKDSLGMKENLIEELHYILLPKEAWGKLISWYGLTDHQKPIARKVVEQGVFVKHFKVEVYLTELRLCEFSNMDQSISHHFSKTDTVACIEKEMHKIFNIPDGKETRLWRKYMHNAFECLGQPGSSIEAAGFFQGQVVVIEQRNEDGTWPRGTVRPTLPKKKNSNKYYLSGALW
- the LOC108267611 gene encoding E3 ubiquitin-protein ligase TRIM47 isoform X1, translated to MAASNAFLSEEQLQCSICLEIFTKPVSTQCGHNYCMVCVNKYWDNCQKYNCPLCKKEFSERPELCVNMFISDLAAQLKDSVKVGSSVHTKKLHAAQVHVPCDVCTDPTQEALKSCLDCGMSFCDAHLEHHKIAAKLKQHRLIDAVKNLVDRICQRHQRPMELFCRNDQKCVCLFCTEGEHKSHNTVPIVEESAEKKTKIQKTQADVQKMIQDRLKKIEEIKHSVALKKKNIDKEKDDSGEIFRSLLSSVERMQADLLMVLEEKQKGIERQAGGFVKALEQEIAALKRSDTELEKLLHCEDHLHFLQAYLTLSTPMSIVNWDQIQINSRLSVDDVMRELLHLQQSVSNTTEMMSGLINLDYQKEEIKRLLKTKLQKGDTWYLVDSGWFTKWKKYVGFEIWDWICRGHETFYPGPVDNSGLLKDSLGMKENLIEELHYILLPKEAWGKLISWYGLTDHQKPIARKVVEQGVFVKHFKVEVYLTELRLCEFSNMDQSISHHFSKTDTVACIEKEMHKIFNIPDGKETRLWRKYMHNAFECLGQPGSSIEAAGFFQGQVVVIEQRNEDGTWPRGTVRPTLPKKKNSNKYYLSGALW